The genomic segment GGattttttagaaaagaaaatacatataCTTTAACTTTGGAAAACCTACATCAGAATTAATCCTCCTCCTGTCTATTGCTTCCATGTTGCAGGCCAGCAGAGGAACTGTAAAAGCCAGTTTGAACTTCAATGCCACTACAGATGCTGAGGCCCTGTACAAGGCCATGAAAGGGCTGGGTAAGATGCTTGTGTATACGGTATGCACATCTGCTGTCAGCACAGTGTAATGTGATACGTTAAAGGTGGGCCAGTCAGTAATACAACTCCAACAGACCAATGAGAGAGTGTTTAATGGGGATTTCCTCTCTGAACATTAAGTGTAGTAATCCCTGCTGTCTGCGCGGAGCTCCGCTCAGACAGCAGTGAGTCATAAACACATGAGCAGAGATGAAAGTTGAGtcactttgagaaaaaaaacatctgctgACCTTGACTAGAGGCTGCAATTATGTTCATTGTTATGTCATCTGTTTGTCTTACTTCTTGGCTGAGTAACCATGGTGCTTGTTGCCATAGGGACCGATGAGGCTGCCATCTTACAGCTGTTGGTAGCTCGCAGCAACGCCCAGAGGCAGCAGATCAAGACCGCCTACAAAACTCTGTTTGGAAAGGTTGGACTGACATAACcatattcacacattacattaaattaaattacaagagctcaaactttaaaaaagccTCAGTTAGCTTTAAAAGAActactgtgtgtttttaaaggcaAAATGTTTATACCTGTTGGAAACAGTTAGACTggctgcttccagtctttatgctaagctaactggatCCAGGTTCATATTTATAGTACAGACATGAgggtggtatcaatcttctcatctatctTTCAGCAAGATAAGCATATTTCTCAAAAGGTTGAACTAttcgttcaaaagttgttatagtcgtgcaacagacaactcagattggacagatagtctagctagctgtctggatttaccctgcacagatctgaggagcaggtaaccatagtcctcagaaatcggccacacaaagaaagcgaaaggtaacggacatccggtcgaaaaaagggacatccggcggaattggCAGCACCTGAACAGCGCCGGAAATGAAATGTCGTTGATTTAGACAAGCTGTTGCTTAGTTAACTTAGTTTGAGCTTAACTGGGGATCCTGTCCCGAGTCCAAATCATGCCTAAATCGCACCTCTGTACACCTGGCCAATCACTACGTAAAATCTGCTGTCTAAAGTGGGTTTCAGAGGCTGTCAGACGATCCGACATGCTCTGTGTTTATACTGAGGCCTTTAAACCCAATGACCACATACAAAATCAAAGTAGAGATCATTAGCAGAAaatccatatacagtacatgtgacaCGACAGGAATACACATTAACCGTAACAAAACAATCCAGCTACACTCAACAACCATGAAATCCTTCACTGCATAGCGTTACACTGCAGCCACACACAGGATTTAATTGAAATAGGCTACATGATGTATCTTCACAGGATCTGGTAGATGACCTGAAGAGCGAGCTGACTGGCAAATTTGAGACCCTGATAGTGAGTCTGATGACCCCACCCCTCGCTTACGATGTGACATTGCTCCACAAAGCCATCAAGGTAAGTGCTGCTGATGCCGGATTAAAGGCCAACAAAGACTTATGCGCTGTAGATGGAGAGCTTCTGAATAGACTTTGGCAGTCAGAGCAGCTGGAAACTCAAATATCATTTCATCAGACCTTTTCCCCTCTTTGACCAATAGGGGGCAGGAACCAACGAGAAGGTGCTGGTGGAGGTCCTCGCCTCCAGAACACCTCAGCAAGTGAAGGACATTGTCACAGCCTATAGAcagggtaacacacacacacacacacacacacagtgtgtataAATAGTGAAACTATATTTTTTACAGCCTAAAGCTGTATCGCTAGAATTGAAAGTTGTACATGTTTAGAGGCACGTGtcatttttcatgtattttgGCATTCTGGCAGCTTTATACTTTGTTAAACCGACAAAATGATAAGTCAGATTTAAAGCTGAGTTTGTGTGGATGGACAGTTGTTTCCCAAACGTGTGACAAAACCACaggaaacctttttttaaagatcaggGCTAAAATAAAACCTTATGTTTGTACGTCAGAGTATGATGCCGTCCTGGAGGAAGATATAGCCGGTGACACTTCAGGTCACTTCAAGAGACTTCTGGTTATTCTGCTGCAGGTaattctcctctcctctccattcCTCTATCCTTGTTTCCTATGCAGTCCTCTTCTCTATGCCCCTGTAAAAAGGCTCTTAAATCGCCAATGGTCTCTCtattcttttctcctctcctctcctctcctcccttcctgtctcctctctaacagaaacattttgtttCTCCTCAGGCAAACAGGCAGAAGGGGATCCAGCAGGAATACATAGAGGTTGATGCTCAGGTGAGTCAGTTGTTTTGTTGCTGGTCAGTAAATGTTTCTGCTCTTCCCCTGTCAATGGtgtctctgtttttctgtccAAGGGTGTGACTGTCACATGAGTTTGTAGATAGGATCTAAATGCTGGTCTTTgaggcatgtgtgtgttgtggaggTAGGGGTGGCAGATATGAGCACATGAAAATGATGTTATGGTACCCTCTAGTGGAGGGAGAGAGTAAAAATCTCGAgaagaaattacaaaaaaactattttcttcTAAAGCTTGCTGCCTCTCTGCTGAATGTTTTCTGATCGAGGACAGCCTCTGTGTGAAAATAATCCATCCCGAGTACTGAGAGACTTTGTTGTAACCAGTTGCTGTTTCTATCAATAGCATTGCTGATAATTCTTTCTGATCTATTATACTACTAACTCTAGCGAGGCTCAAAGAGGACTTCTGTTCAACTCCTTCCTCTTTAGCACATaataagtaaaaagtacaatatttcccactGAAACTATGTgcaaagtagcataaaatggaaatactcaagtacctTAAAATAGttcttaagtacagtactttagTAAATGTACTCTTGTTTTTGAAGGACACGCAATACGTATTATGTGTACTGTTTGTTCCTGTGGTCACAGGCCCTCTTCAAGGCAGGAGAGCAGAAGTTCGGCACTGATGAACAATCGTTTGTCACCATCCTGGGAAACCGGAGTGCAGAACATCTTAGGAAAGGTTTGTCTGTGTGACCGAGAGTTGAGGCAATTAGAATTCTCTGTAATTATTTTGCGGTCTCCCATAATATCCATTCTAGGCTAATTATGAGCCTGTGTGTTTCAGTATTTGATGCATACATGAAGTTGGCTGGATTCGAGATGGAGGAGAGCATTAAGAGGGAAACATCTGGCAGCCTGAAAGATCTGCTTCTGGCTGTCGGTACGAAACTACTGCAGGCTGGTTCTGTTGTCAGCTTCTTGAGAGGTGGTGAATATGAATAATGATAAATGacatctttttgtcttttctgtttGCCTTTTAAAGTGAAGTGTGCCAGGAGCGTTCCGGCCTATTTTGCGGAGACTCTGTACTATGCGATGAAGGTAAGACAACAAAGGTGTCTGAAATGGACAACCAGGTATAATCAATGCTATGGTTTAACCACCATATAATCAGTAATTACACATTATGGTAGAAAAATGCAATCCATTGCTGCTGAAAAAGAAAAGTCCTAATCTACGTCGCCATTGGGGCTTttaattctgactttttaaaactcatgattgtttttgtgtattttcatGCAGATCTGGATTCAGATACACATTAGCTGTTAATATTTACAGAAGCTTGGGCTGTCAGataattttagacatttatgaGGTATACAGTCAtcatgtgttcatgtgtttGTTGGGTGCAGGGTGCAGGAACAGATGATGACACCCTGATCAGAGTGATGGTGAGTCGCAGTGAGGTGGACATGTTGGACATCAGAACTGAGTTCAGGAGGATGTTTGCCTGCTCTCTGTTCTCCATGatcaaggtacacacacacacacacacacacacacactaacactcacactcacatagAGTAAGTTGCTATACTATGAAGCTTCTTAAATtctacatgtgtttgtgttacagGGAGACACCGGCGGCGACTACCAAAAGACCTTACTGTTGCTCTGTGGTGGAGATGATGCATAACCTTGGCAACAAGCAATAAACCAGGAAGCACACCTAAAGTGCCTTTTCTCCAAGTCTGCCTTTTATTTTGGGCCGTCGGCTCACCAAAACAAGAAGCTAACAGAGTCAAAATTCATCACAAAACATACTTGTGTGTAAGAGACGGCCCAATCAGGTCTTTTTAAACTATGTCTTCAAATAATGTCTTTGAAAGGTAGCTAACATTTTGTTCCTGTCCACATTAATTAATGCAGCTTTTGGTTTAATACCCTTCATTATgactaatatactgttattCATTTGTAATGCAAAAGTATCAgactacaattttttttatattactttgCATGGCAGCaacaaaatatgcaataatAAACTCAACTCATGAAGTATATTggattttattttcttgtgtCTG from the Perca flavescens isolate YP-PL-M2 chromosome 2, PFLA_1.0, whole genome shotgun sequence genome contains:
- the anxa5b gene encoding annexin A5b isoform X1, which gives rise to MLQASRGTVKASLNFNATTDAEALYKAMKGLGTDEAAILQLLVARSNAQRQQIKTAYKTLFGKDLVDDLKSELTGKFETLIVSLMTPPLAYDVTLLHKAIKGAGTNEKVLVEVLASRTPQQVKDIVTAYRQEYDAVLEEDIAGDTSGHFKRLLVILLQANRQKGIQQEYIEVDAQALFKAGEQKFGTDEQSFVTILGNRSAEHLRKVFDAYMKLAGFEMEESIKRETSGSLKDLLLAVVKCARSVPAYFAETLYYAMKGAGTDDDTLIRVMVSRSEVDMLDIRTEFRRMFACSLFSMIKGDTGGDYQKTLLLLCGGDDA
- the anxa5b gene encoding annexin A5b isoform X2 → MASRGTVKASLNFNATTDAEALYKAMKGLGTDEAAILQLLVARSNAQRQQIKTAYKTLFGKDLVDDLKSELTGKFETLIVSLMTPPLAYDVTLLHKAIKGAGTNEKVLVEVLASRTPQQVKDIVTAYRQEYDAVLEEDIAGDTSGHFKRLLVILLQANRQKGIQQEYIEVDAQALFKAGEQKFGTDEQSFVTILGNRSAEHLRKVFDAYMKLAGFEMEESIKRETSGSLKDLLLAVVKCARSVPAYFAETLYYAMKGAGTDDDTLIRVMVSRSEVDMLDIRTEFRRMFACSLFSMIKGDTGGDYQKTLLLLCGGDDA